Below is a window of Nocardia asteroides DNA.
GCCCGCGTCGGTGCTGTGGTAGTCCAGGTTGCGCCACAGCGACAGGAAACCGGCGCGGTTGGCCGGGCGGGCGAAGGGGCCGTAGAACTCGTCGATCACCGCGTCGGTGACCAGCTCGCGATGGTGGAAGGTGCCGCGCAGGCTGTCGGCGTAGAACGCGCGATCGGTGAGGGCGGTGGTGAGCTCACCGAGCACCGGGGTGGTGAACAGCGGTGTGACCGGCGCCTTTTCGGCATCGAGGCCGGGGGCGTCGAGCAGCGCGAGCTTGTCGACCCGGTCCGGGTACTGCTCGGCGAAGGACAGGCTCCAGGCCCCACCCCACGAGTGGCCCACGATCGAGGCCCGTGGCAGGTCGACGGCGTCGAGGAAGGTGGCGATCGCCTCCGCCATCGCGGGCAGGTCGTAGGCGAAACCGTCGCGCCGCAGTTCGGTGAACCCCTGGCTGGGCAGGTCGACGGCGTAGACCGTGTGCTCGGCGGCCAATTCCGGCACGACATCGCGCCACGAGTACCCCCACAGCCCTCCACCGGCGATCAGCACGATCGGCGACCCCGACCCGGTTCGCGTGTAGTGGAACCGCGCCAGATCGGTGTCGGCATAGCGGGATTCGACGCGCGCGAGGTACGCCGAGTTCTCTCCCTCCTGCGCGTGTGCCACGGGTGCGGTCACCGCGGGCAGGGCGGCGAACAACACGCCGGCGAGCACGAGCGCGGGGCGGAACAATCTACGGGATCTCACTTCTGGGCCTCCTGATTCGGTGCGACGTCACCCTGGAGACGAGACACCTGCCCCCGACGTGACGGCCGGTGACCCAGTTCACCGAAGAACCACCTCCACGGCACCTCGCGGACCCGCGCCCGCCGCCCGGCGGTGACACGATCGGCACGGAGTTGCCTGATCGACCCGGAGCGACGCTGCACCATGACCGACACCCGCATCCCGGGCCCCGCCCGCACCCCGAGATCCACCGGCGACGACCTGCTGAACATCGGTCTGGTCGCGCTCGCGGTGACGGTCGGGGTGAGCCAGCTGTTCGTGGTCCCGCTCCTGGTCACCCGCGACCCCGCCTGGGGCTGGCTGCTGGTGCCGCTGACGCTGACCACCACACCGTTCTGGTCGCTGATCCACGAGGCCATCCACGGATCATTGCTGCGGGACCGGACGCGCAACGACCGCACGGGCCGCGCGCTGGCGGTGCTGTACGGATCACCGTTCGCGATGCTGAAAGCCGGGCATCTGCTGCACCATCGCTACAACCGCGTCCGCGAACGCACCGAGATCTACGATCCGGCGCGGACCACCTGGCTCGCCGCCGCGCCACGGTTCTATCTGACACTGCTCGGCGGGTTGTACCTGCTCGAGGTGATCGCGCTGCTGCTCGCGCCGTTGCCGGGACGGGCCATCCGGGCGCTGGGCCGTCGGGCGGAGGCGCCCGATTCGGTCGGCGGGCTACTGCTGGACCGGGTCGCCGAGCCCACGGTGCTCGGCCGGTTCCGCACCGATGCCGCCGCGATCGTCTTCGTCCACGCGGCCGCGTTCGTCGCCTACGGGGCGCACGCCTGGATGCTGCTGGCCGCGCTCGGCGGCCGCGCGCTGATCGTGTCGCTGGCCGACAACGCCTACCACTACGGCACCGCGCTGGACGCGCCACGGGACGCGATGAATCTGCGCCTGGCCCGCGCCCTGGAGATGTTCGCACTGAATTTCACATTGCACGAGGTGCATCATCGGCACCCCGGCCTGCGCTGGTACGAGCTGCGCGAACGCTTCCTGGCCGAAGGCGGCCGGTACCACCGCGACTGGTTCGCCGCGGTGGCCCGGCAGTTCCGCGGGCCGATCCGCCTCCGCTGACCGGGCCGCGTCGCGAACCTAGGTGATATCGATCGTTCCGGCGAACATCAGCGGCGTGGGGCCGGGCTGACAGTCGCGCAGCATGTCGGTCGGCATCGGCGTGCCGTACCCGATCATGTTCGGCGCGCCGTTCTCCCCCTTGGTGACGGTGATCTGGATGGCCATCGCGTCGGGGGCGAAGACCATCACGGGTTCGGCGGTGGTGATCGGGTACACCAGCGACACCGTGTTCCCGTTCACGCGCAGACACGTGACCGGGCCGGTGACCTTCACCGGCAGCGGCATCTGCCCGAATCGTCCCATTGCGGTATAGGTTCCGGTGGCGGGCCCGTCGCCCTGTCCCTGGGCCTCGATATGCAGCACGCTCATGTTCGCGACCTGCATGTCCCCGTTGATGGTGACCGCGGCCGGTTCCGCCGCCGCGGTGCCGGTGGCCCCCGCGCCCGCCAGCCCGATCAGGGCCGCCACCGCGGCCACGCGCCTACGTCGAGTCGTCATCGTGCCTCCTCCTACCGTGTCGGATAGGACGCGCATACCCCCGACACCGCATCTGTCACAGATCCCACCACCGGGCTTTCGCCGCGGAGCCGGCTAGGCGCCGGCACGCAGGGACTCGATCATGGTCCGCAGGAGGTGGGAGGCGGTCGATCGTTCGGGTTCGGTCAGGCCGGAGAGCATGCGCAGTTCGACGGAGCGGACCGCCGCGGTGGCCTGCTCGAGGCTGCGGCGGCCGCTGGGGGTGAGCTGGGTGGGGAGGGCCTTGCCGACGGGTGGCGCGGCGGCCCTGGTGACGTAGCCGTCCCGCTCCAGGGTCTGCAGCAGCACGTTCATCGTCTGGCGGGTGACGAACGCGCCGCGGGCGAGCTCGGAGTTCGACAGGCCCGGTCGCTGGGACAGCAGTTCGAGGCACGAGTAGTGCGTGATGCTCATGCCGAGTGGGCGCAGCACCTCCTCCATCGCCACGCGTAGGGCGCTCGATGCCTCTTTCAGCAGGTAGCCCAGCGACGTCTCGAGGTCGACGCTCGCACCGTCTTGACTCATGTCAGTATTCTGACATACCGTGGATCGTGTCAGAAACCTGACACACCAAAAGGAGCCTCATCATGCCCGTCACGGGACCCGATTTCATTTCCCTTCAGACGCGCGACCTCGACGCTTCGCGCGCGTTCTACGAGCGGTACCTCGGCCTGGTCCGCGCGCAGGCCGGGCCGCCGCACGCCGTCGTGTTCGAGACGAAACCGATCGCGTTCGCACTGCGCGACCTCGTCCCCGGCACCGATCTCGCCTCCGCCGCCCGGCCCGGCATCGGCGCCGCGATCTGGCTGCACGCCACCGACGTCCAGGCGATCCACGACGCGCTCGCCGCCGACGGTCACCCCATCGTCGCCGCGCCGATCGACGGTCCCTTCGGCCGGACGTTCACTTTCGCCGACCCGGACGGCTACGAGATCACTCTCCACGACCGCGCGTGACGCACCGATCTCGGACACGAGCGTGAGCACGGCACAATGGCGGGTGGCCGCTCGATTCGGCTGCGGCGGAACGCCCGTCGACGACGACCCGCGACAGGAAACGATGCCCGCGAGACCGCTGCTCTATCTCGATGTCGACGGCCCGCTCAACCCGTTCGCGGCGAAGCCGGAGCGGCGCCCGGCCGGGTACCACACCCATCGGATGACGCCACCGTCATGGCTCGCGCAGCACCGGGACACGCCCCCGCACCGGACCCGTCCGCTGCGGGTGTGGCTGAATCCGGCCCATGGACCCGCACTGCTGGCCCTGGCCGAGTATTTCGACCTGTGGTGGGCCACCACCTGGGAACACGACGCGAACACCCACATCGGGCCCGTACTGGGTCTTCCCGAGCTGCCGGTCGTGGAATGGACCTCGACCCGACGCGAGAGCTCCGACGGAACATGCTGGAAGACAGCGGAACTGGTGCGGCACGCGGCGGGCCGCTCGTGGGCGTGGGTCGACGACGAGATCACCCTGGGCGACCGCCGATTCGTGCATCGACACCACGGCGGGGCCGCCCTGCTGCACCACGTGGAACCGGCGAAAGGATTGCGGGACAGCGATTTCGCCGCACTCACGGCGTGGGCGCGGCAGCGCAGGCGCATCGAGTCCGGCGACGGGTGATCGACCGTGTCCCGGCCGGGCGGGCCGGCCGGGACACGTCGGGGATCAGCGCAGGTCGAACCGGTCGTTGTCGACGACCTTCACCCACGCGGCGACGAAGTCGTTGACGAACTTCTCGCCGGCGTCTCGCTGGCCGTAGACCTCTGCCACCGCGCGCAGCACCGAGTGCGACCCGAAGAGCAGGTCGTTGGCCGTGGCCGTCCACTTCGGCTCGCCGGTGCGGCGGTCGACGCCGTCGAAGACGTTCTCCGCCGACTCCGATGCCTTCCACTCGGTGTTCTGGTCGAGCAGATTGACGAAGAAGTCGTTCGTCAGCACGCCCGGCCGGTCGGTGAACACGCCGTGCGCGCTGCCGCCGTAGTTGGCGCCGAGCGCGCGCAGACCGCCGACCAGCACCGTCAGCTGCGGCGCGGTGACGTCGAGCATGTAGGCGCGGTCCAGCAGCAGCCGCTCCAGCGGCGCCTTCTCACCGGGACGCACGTAGTTGCGGAAACCGTCGGCGCGCGGTTCGAGCACCGCGAACGACTCCACATCGGTGTTCTCCTGCGAGGCGTCGGTCCGGCCCGGCGCGAAGGGCACCGTGACCTTGTAACCGGCGTCCGCGGCGGCCTTCTCGATCGCGGCGGAGCCGGCCAGCACGATCACATCGGCCAGCGACACCTTCTTGCCGCCCGCGGCCGAGGCGTTGAAGTCGGACTGGATCCGCTCGAGCACCGGCAGCACCTGGGCCAGTTCGGCCGGCTCGTTGATCTCCCAGTCGCGCTGGGGCGCGAGCCGGATGCGGGCACCGTTGGCGCCGCCGCGCTTGTCGGTGCTGCGGAAGCTGGCCGCCGAGGCCCACGCGGTCTTCACCAGCTGCGAGACCGACAGGCCCGAGTCGAGGACGGTGTTCTTCAGCGCGGCGATGTCCTGGTCGTCGATCAGCGGGTGGTCGACGGCGGGCACCGGGTCCTGCCACAGCTGCGGTTCGGGGACCCAGGGACCCAGGTAGCGGCTGATCGGGCCCATGTCGCGGTGCAGCAGCTTGTACCAGGCCTTGGCGAAGGCCTCGGCCAGTTCCTCGGGGTGGTCCAGCCAGCGGCGGGTGATCTCGCCGTAGATGGGGTCCTCGCGCAGCGACAGGTCGGTGGTGAGCATGGTCGGCGTGCGGCCGGGCCCGCCGAAGGGATCGGGGATGAGGCCTTCGCCCGCACCGTCTTTCGGCTTCCACTGCCACGCGCCCGCGGGGCTCTTGGTGAGCTCCCACTCGAAGCCGTACAGGTTCTGCAGGAAGCCGTTGCTCCACTGGGTGGGGGTGGCCGTCCAGACGACCTCGAGGCCGCTGGTGATGGCGTCCTTGCCCTTGCCGGTGCCGTAGGCGCTCTTCCAGCCGAGACCCTGCTGCTCGAGCGGGGCGGCCTCGGGCTCGGGGCCGACCAGGTCGGCGTTGCCCGCGCCGTGGGTCTTGCCGAAGCTGTGCCCGCCGACGATCAGGGCGGCGGTCTCCTCGTCGTTCATCGCCATGCGGCCGAACGTCTCGCGGATGTCGCGGGCCGCGGCCACCGGGTCGGGAGTGCCGTTGGGGCCCTCCGGGTTCACGTAGATCAGGCCCATCTGGACCGCGCCCAGCGGGCCGGACAGCTGGCGGTCGCCGCTGTAGCGTTCGTCGCCGAGCCAGGTGTCCTCCGGACCCCAGAAGATCTCCTCCGGCTCCCACACGTCCGGGCGGCCGAAGCCGAACCCGAAGGTCTGGAAGCCCATCGACTCGAGGGCCACGTTCCCGGCGAAGACCAGCAGGTCGGCCCAGGAGATGGCGTTACCGTACTTCTGCTTCACCGGCCACAGCAGCCGGCGGGCCTTGTCGAGGTTGGCGTTGTCGGGCCAGCTGTTGAGCGGGGCGAAGCGCTGCGCGCCCTGACCGCCGCCACCGCGTCCGTCGGCGATGCGGTAGGTGCCCGCGGCGTGCCAGCTCATGCGGATGAACAAGCCGCCGTAGTTGCCGTAGTCGGCCGGCCACCAGTCCTGCGAGTCGGTGAGTACCGCGGCGACGTCGGCTTTCAGCGCGTCGACGTCGAGGGTGGCGAATTCCTGGGCGTAGTCGAAGGTTTCGCCGAGCGGGTTGGACTTGGACGAGTGCGCGTGCAGGACCGAGACGTCGATCTGCTCGGGCCACCAGTCCTTGTTGGAGCGCGGCCGGTGGTCGGTGTCGGGGGTCGGCGACGGGATCGCCGGGTTCTCGCTCTCGCTGGTGCTGTGGGTGTCGCGGCTCTCGGAGGTCACGATATTCCTTCCTGGACGGAACGGGCGGGCTGGGTGGAATCGGATTCGGTGACCTGCGTGGCGGCGCAGGCGGGGCACAGGCCCCAATAGACGACCTCGGCCTCGTCGACGACGAAGCCGTGGTCCTGGGCGGGCGTCAGGCAGGGCGCGGCGCCGATCTCGCAGTCGACATCGGCGATCACCCCGCAGGCCCGGCAGATCAGGTGGTGATGGTTGTCGCCGACACGCGACTCGTAGCGGGCCACCAGGCCGCGCGGCTGGATGCAGCGGAGCAGGCCGGCGGCGGTGAGCGTGCGCAACGAGTCGTAGACGGCCTGGTGCG
It encodes the following:
- the katG gene encoding catalase/peroxidase HPI, with translation MTSESRDTHSTSESENPAIPSPTPDTDHRPRSNKDWWPEQIDVSVLHAHSSKSNPLGETFDYAQEFATLDVDALKADVAAVLTDSQDWWPADYGNYGGLFIRMSWHAAGTYRIADGRGGGGQGAQRFAPLNSWPDNANLDKARRLLWPVKQKYGNAISWADLLVFAGNVALESMGFQTFGFGFGRPDVWEPEEIFWGPEDTWLGDERYSGDRQLSGPLGAVQMGLIYVNPEGPNGTPDPVAAARDIRETFGRMAMNDEETAALIVGGHSFGKTHGAGNADLVGPEPEAAPLEQQGLGWKSAYGTGKGKDAITSGLEVVWTATPTQWSNGFLQNLYGFEWELTKSPAGAWQWKPKDGAGEGLIPDPFGGPGRTPTMLTTDLSLREDPIYGEITRRWLDHPEELAEAFAKAWYKLLHRDMGPISRYLGPWVPEPQLWQDPVPAVDHPLIDDQDIAALKNTVLDSGLSVSQLVKTAWASAASFRSTDKRGGANGARIRLAPQRDWEINEPAELAQVLPVLERIQSDFNASAAGGKKVSLADVIVLAGSAAIEKAAADAGYKVTVPFAPGRTDASQENTDVESFAVLEPRADGFRNYVRPGEKAPLERLLLDRAYMLDVTAPQLTVLVGGLRALGANYGGSAHGVFTDRPGVLTNDFFVNLLDQNTEWKASESAENVFDGVDRRTGEPKWTATANDLLFGSHSVLRAVAEVYGQRDAGEKFVNDFVAAWVKVVDNDRFDLR
- a CDS encoding alpha/beta fold hydrolase; the encoded protein is MRSRRLFRPALVLAGVLFAALPAVTAPVAHAQEGENSAYLARVESRYADTDLARFHYTRTGSGSPIVLIAGGGLWGYSWRDVVPELAAEHTVYAVDLPSQGFTELRRDGFAYDLPAMAEAIATFLDAVDLPRASIVGHSWGGAWSLSFAEQYPDRVDKLALLDAPGLDAEKAPVTPLFTTPVLGELTTALTDRAFYADSLRGTFHHRELVTDAVIDEFYGPFARPANRAGFLSLWRNLDYHSTDAGLARITAPTLILWGAQDTWLPSSQAHELARRIPAAAATVVPDCGHALHEDCPEQVNPLLAGFLR
- a CDS encoding Fur family transcriptional regulator, encoding MPTDTEFQQLLRGVSLRVTAPRVAVLAAVHEHPHADTDSIIRAVRSRLSVVSHQAVYDSLRTLTAAGLLRCIQPRGLVARYESRVGDNHHHLICRACGVIADVDCEIGAAPCLTPAQDHGFVVDEAEVVYWGLCPACAATQVTESDSTQPARSVQEGIS
- a CDS encoding HAD domain-containing protein, which encodes MPARPLLYLDVDGPLNPFAAKPERRPAGYHTHRMTPPSWLAQHRDTPPHRTRPLRVWLNPAHGPALLALAEYFDLWWATTWEHDANTHIGPVLGLPELPVVEWTSTRRESSDGTCWKTAELVRHAAGRSWAWVDDEITLGDRRFVHRHHGGAALLHHVEPAKGLRDSDFAALTAWARQRRRIESGDG
- a CDS encoding fatty acid desaturase → MTDTRIPGPARTPRSTGDDLLNIGLVALAVTVGVSQLFVVPLLVTRDPAWGWLLVPLTLTTTPFWSLIHEAIHGSLLRDRTRNDRTGRALAVLYGSPFAMLKAGHLLHHRYNRVRERTEIYDPARTTWLAAAPRFYLTLLGGLYLLEVIALLLAPLPGRAIRALGRRAEAPDSVGGLLLDRVAEPTVLGRFRTDAAAIVFVHAAAFVAYGAHAWMLLAALGGRALIVSLADNAYHYGTALDAPRDAMNLRLARALEMFALNFTLHEVHHRHPGLRWYELRERFLAEGGRYHRDWFAAVARQFRGPIRLR
- a CDS encoding MarR family winged helix-turn-helix transcriptional regulator; amino-acid sequence: MSQDGASVDLETSLGYLLKEASSALRVAMEEVLRPLGMSITHYSCLELLSQRPGLSNSELARGAFVTRQTMNVLLQTLERDGYVTRAAAPPVGKALPTQLTPSGRRSLEQATAAVRSVELRMLSGLTEPERSTASHLLRTMIESLRAGA
- a CDS encoding VOC family protein; the protein is MPVTGPDFISLQTRDLDASRAFYERYLGLVRAQAGPPHAVVFETKPIAFALRDLVPGTDLASAARPGIGAAIWLHATDVQAIHDALAADGHPIVAAPIDGPFGRTFTFADPDGYEITLHDRA